CAGGCCGTGCGCTTGCAAGCGCCATCGCGCATCGTCGTTGCCGTGCCGGTGGCCCCCATGGAAACGGCAGAGGCGCTGCGTGACGAAGTGGACGAGCTGATTTGCCCGCTCACCCCCGATTGGCTGGTATCAATCGGCTATTGGTACACGGATTTCTCTCAGACGTCGGATGAAGAGGTCATCGATCTTTTACATCGGGCCTGGCAGAGAGAATCAATGATGAAATGAGGCAAACTGCTGGCCCCCCGATCTTCGGTTCGTTGTCAAACTTGCTTTCTTTTCAGCAGGTTAGGCATTGGCGATATGCGGACTTTGGTATGGATGACTGCAACGTTTGTCCTGGTGGCTATTTCGTTTGGAGCCCAGGCAAAGGAACTGAGCAAGAACTCTCGCTATGTATGCAGCTGGGGCTCGGAAATAGCCGAGGGCGCGCAAGCCTCGAAACTTTCCGGGCTTACGCTTTACGGAGCACGCAAGAAGCTGCAATCGCGCAAGTTTCCCCGGCCGTGGATGCGCATGACGGCCATGGGTATCACGGAGCAAACCTATAACAGCCCTTCGCGTCTCAAGCCTGCCGGCATCAAGCAAACGTATTATGAGCAATGCATCCGGCATGAGTTGGCGCAACGGTAAACCGCCGGTCGCAGGGGCCGTTCCTACGACCCCCATCCCTCCCGCACAGCCTTGCGAATCCCCTTCAGCAACATCGCAAACGCCGGGTTGTCTACGGATCGCATTGCGGCCAATGACTGGTCATGCATTATCCGGCGCCTCACGAAACCGTTGTGCAAGGCGATCCGCAAACGGATAAAACGAAAACCAGGGCCTGGCTTCGTCGATCACCCGCAGGAATGACGGTCGCTGTATCAACCGGTCGAAATAGGCGCTCAAGTGCTGGTAGTCGTCGGGGAACGGCACCAGTGTGCAGGCATAGAACAGCGCCGGGGCGGCGGCACAATCGGCCAGGCTGAAGTCCGGGCTGGCCACCCAGATCCTGGACGCCATTCGGCGCTCGAGCATGCTGTACGCCGTCGCAAGTGTGGCCCGTTCCCTGGTCAAATCACCGTTGGTCGCGTGTAGTCGATCACTGACAATCTGTTGGACCGGCGTTTGTAGATAATTGTCGAAAAACCGGTCCCATAAGCGCACCTCCAACGCGGTCTCCCAATCGTCCGGAACCAGGCGCTGTTCACCTGGATACAGGCGATCCAGGTACTCGATGATGACGCTGGACTCCGGCAGATTACGTTGACGAGCATGATCGCGAAGTACCGGGAATTTTCCGATGGGCCACAATGCCTGAAGCTCTGCGCGGTCGGCGGCGTCCGTGAGATCGATGATTCTTCTGTCGAACTCGATGCCGTTTTCGTAAAGCGCGATGAGCACTTTGTGGCAGTACGACGACAGCGGATGGTAGTAAAGCGTTAGCGACATTTTTCAACTCCTTGTTGGGCAGATGAAAAGGGTGGGGCAATCAACAAGCATAGGCTGATGCCGGCGAAGCGTCTGGGCAGATGCTTTCGAGCTTGTGAGCTTGCACACGGGAGAATTCCTGCTTAACTGGAAACCGCTGGTCGGGTTGTGACTCATTGGTCATGGCGTTCATCTCAGCGCCCTTGTACCGTTGTCGCTGGTTTGTGCTGTCAGGCTTGTCCGGAGGAAGCCGGACAGTCGACCACGCTGTGTGTCTGGTCCAATTTGTTCAAGGAATAGAATGAAATGATGCCGAAAACTGCCATCGTCGAGATTGGTAAAAAGTACAAGGTTTATACCGAGCACTATCTCAACGCCGCTGCTGACAAGACGATCATTCTGGTCAATGGCTCGCTGGCAACGACCGCATCCTTTGCGCAAACGGTGCGTTACCTGCGGCCACGCTTCAATGTGGTCCTCTACGATCAGCCCTACGCCGGTCAATCGAAACAACACAACCGGCATGACCAACCGATCCGCAAGGAAGACGAGGCCGAAATACTGCTGGAGTTGATCGAGCACTTTCGCGCCCAGCATGTGCTGTCCTTTTCCTGGGGTGGCGCGGCGACCTTGGTAGCGCTGGCCCAGCGGCCCCGCCGGATCGAAAAGGCGGTGATCAGTTCATTCGCCGCGCGGATCAATACGCCGATGCGTGAGTATCTGGAGAGCGGGCGGCACTTTCTCCATGCCTGCGATCGACGCAACGTCGGGCGTTTGATCAACAGCACGATCGGCAAACACCTGCCGTCGCTGTTCAAGCGTTTCAATGAGCGCCATGTCAGCAGCCTGGACGAACACGAATACCGGCAGATGCATTTTCACGTCAATGAGGTGCTGACCCAGGACACTCACTGCTACGTGTCTTGTGCCGATGCCATCGAAGTCCCGCTGCTGTTTATCAACGGTGAATGGGATGAGTACACCTCGGTGGAAGACGCCCGTCTGTTTGCGGCGCATACCCCCAAGGCGCAGTTTCAGACCATCGAGAACACCGGGCACTTCCTTGACATGGAACACCCCACGGCCTGGCATGACACGCAGCGGGCCTTGCTGGGCTTTCTGCAGCCGCCAGCCGTGAGGACACCGAACCAGCCACGCAACCTGGCTTTCAGCGGCAAATCGTCAGTGATTCCGCCCCTGCAATCAGCTAACTGGCTGCGGCCTTAACTGACGCAGCAACTCGATTTGATCCGCAGGGACCAGCGTGCGCAGGGCTTTATACAGTGCGCGGGTCTCTAGCAGGTTCCAGACCCGCAGCATGGTTTCCAGGGCGTCCAATGGCTTGCTGATGAAGTCCTTGGCGCCCAGGGCCAGCGCGCGCAGGCGGGTATCGCGGGTGGCGTCGGCGGTGAGCACGAGGATCGGCAGGTATTCGCCGGCCGGAATGCGCCGGTTGAGCTGTTCGAGCACGGCAAAGCCGTCGAACTCCGGCATGTGCAGGTCGAGAATCACCAGGTCCGGCTCGAAGCTGTTGAACAGGTCCAGGGTTCGCAGCGGCTGGGTGCTGCTCAGTACATTGGTCAGGCCTTCGCGGACCAGCAACTGCTCCATCAAATCGAGGTTGGGTCGTTGGTCGTCGATGATCAGAATGCGCAGGTCGGTGTTCACACGGGCTCCGGTAGGTGCTGGTCAAGATGGGCGAGGAATGAAGGAATATGAATCGGCTTGGTCAGCACCGCGGTCGCTCCTGCTTCCAGCAAGGCCTGGTGAGTGAGGTCGCTGGCATCGGCGGTGATCATCAGCACGGGCGTGGCGCGGGTGCTGGAGGACAGACGCAAGCGCTGCAGAACGTTGAAACCATCAAGATCCGGCAGCGCCACATCCAGCAAAATCAGCTGCGGCGCATGTTGCCGGGCCAGGTCCAGGCCCATTTGCCCCTGCATGCTTGAGAGCAACTGGATGTGTGGCCGTCGCTGCAGCAGGGTTTCGATCAGAGCCAGGCTCGACAGATTGTCTTCGATGCACAGCACTTTGCCCTGGTAATCGGGGGCGGCGAGGGCGGGTGTTGCGGTTGGCGGGCTGATCAGTGCCGCAGGTGGCTCAGTGGTTGACGGCAATCGTTCGAAGGGTAGCTCCAGGGTGAAACTGGAGCCGTTGCCGGGTTGGCTTTTGACGGTCAGGCTGCCGTTCATCATTTCCAGAAGACTTTTGCTCAACGCCAGGCCGAGGCCCGTGCCTTCAACGTTCGGGTCGGTCTCCAGGCGTTCGAACGGCTTGAACAGTTGGTCCTGCCGATCAGCTGCAATGCCCTTGCCGGTATCGCAGACCGATACTGCAATTCGTTGTTGATGAACCCTGACCTCAATGTGCACCTGACCCTGGGGCCGGTTGTATTTGATCGCGTTGGACAACAGGTTCAGCAGCACCTGAACCAGCCGTTGCCGATCGGCGACGATCCCGCTGTCGGCGGCCAGCATCGGCAGTTCCACCAGTTGAATGCCGGCGTCGCAGGCCATGGGCGACACCAGCGTCAGGGCTTCTTGCAGCACCACCGCCAGGGGCACAGCCTCAACGTTGAGCGGCAGCCGCCCGGCTTCGATCTTGGCGATGTCCAGCACTTCGTTGATCAGGGTCAGCAGGTGTTGCCCGGCCCGCAGGATGTGACCGATCTGCGCCCGCTGCCCTTTGGGCGAATCCATATCCAGCAGTTGTGCGAAGCCGAGAATCGAGTTGAGCGGAGTACGCAGTTCGTGGCTCATGCGCGACAGAAACTCGCTTTTGGCGCGGCTGGCGCGTTCCGCTTCTTCCCGCGCAGTACTTAGCGCGATCTCGGCAACACGGCGATCGGTGATGTCGCGGGTGATCTTGGAGAACCCGCGCAGGGCGCCACTGCTGTCGTACTGGGCGGTAATCACCACACTGGCCCAGAATCGGCTGCCATCCTTGCGGCAACGCCAGGCCTCCTCCATGTAATGACCATTGCGTGTGGCCTCGCGCAGCGCCATGTCGGGATGCTGCGGACATTCTTGCGGCAGATAAAACACCGAGAAATGCTGGCCGACGATCTCCTGTTCGGTGTAGCCCTTGATCCGTTCGGCGCCGGCATTCCAACTGGTGACGAAGCCGCGTGTGTCGAGGGCGAAGATACCGTAGTCCTTCACCCCGTCGATGATCAGCCGCAAGCGTTCTTCGTTGTCGCGCAAGGCTCGTTCACGTTCGGCCAGTAACAGCCCGGCCTCGACCAGGCGCGTGCCCAATTGACCGATCTCATCGTTCTCCGGCGGTTGCGGCAATAACGGCTGGCCGAGTGCCAGCCGTTGGGCGTTACGCTGAACCTGCTGCACCCGGGCGACGATGCCTTTGGACAGAAACAGCACCGCGACAATGGCGCCGAACAACCCGCAAACGGCGGCCAGCAAGGTGGAGAACAACAGGCGCTGTCGAGTGGAGGCCGCCGCTGCGGTGCGCTCGGCCAGCAGGGTGTCCTCGAGGGTGCGCATGGCGCTGATGCGTTCGCGTAATTCGTCGAGGACATGTTTGTTGTTGATCAGGATCGTGGTGATCGACTCTGGGGTTGCGTTGCGATCATCGAGCAGTTCAACCAGACCTTCGACCTTGGTGTCGATCAGCGGCGTGATCGCCTCCAGATGTTTACGCACCCGCTGATCGCGAACGTTGCGGTCGAGCCGCTGCAGGGCCGATTCGATCAAGGGCTTGGCTTGCCGGTAACCTGGCAGGAAATCCTCGCGATGGGTCAGCAGATAGCCGCGCACGCTGGCGGCGGCCTCGGCGAGCAGGGTGTGCACCGCCTGAATATCGCCTTGCACCAGCAACACGCGGCGCACGTCTTCTTCCGCGCGCGCGGTCTGCCGTTCGGTGGTGTAGATCAGCACCAGCGAGAGCAACAGAATCACCAACGGCAGGGAAATCACCACGAGGGCTTTGCCGCGTAACGGCAGATCGGCCCAGCGGCGGGCGCTTGACACTTTCATGACTGGGTCACCAGACCCAGCGCAATGCCACGCACAGCGGCCTGGGTGCGGTCGGCGGCGCCGAGTTTGCCGATGACCCGTTCCACGTGGGCTTTGGCCGTGCCGGTGGTGATGCCGAGCTTTGCGCCTATTTCACGGTTGCTCATGCCGCTGGCCACCAGCCCCAGCACCTGGCGTTCCCGTGGGGTCAGGGTTACGGGGGCAGCGCCGCTGGCGTTGCGCTCGGTCAGGCGGCGCAGCAACTGCGCGCTGACTGAACTGTTGAGGGCCTGCTCGCCGGCGGCGACACGTTGCAAGGCGTCGATCACTTCGTGGCGACTGGCATCCTTGAGCAGATAGCCCACGGCGCCGGCGTTCATGGCGGCTTCAAGGTGATCGGGGCTGTCGTCCATGGTGAACATCATCACTTTCAGGCTCGGCAGGCGCTCTTGAAGCAGGCGTGCGGCGCCCAGCCCGTTGAGCACCGGCATGCGGATGTCGAGGATGACGATGTCGGGCAATAGGCGTTCACATAAGTCCAGTGCTTGCTGGCCATTGCACGCCTGGCCGACCACTTCGAATTGCTTCAGGCCGGCGAGCAACGAGACGAAGCCGGTGCGCGTGACTTCATGGTCGTCCGCGACCACCAGTCGTATAACGTCAGTCATTGAGGGGTTCCATTCAGGCCGGAGGGGACGGTGGCGCGCAGTTGCGTTCCGCCGTGCGCATGGCTGATGCAGGTGAACTCGCCGCCCAGCAGGCTCGCGCGTTCCTGCATCGCGGCAAGCCCCAGGTGCCGGGCGCCGCAGGTATCGAGGGGTTGTTCCATGGCAAAGCCCTGGCCGTTATCGTCCACCCGCAGCGAGGCGTGTCCGTCATGCAGTTGCAGCGCCAGCACGACGTGGCTGGCCTGCGCATGTTTGAGAATATTGTTGATGCCTTCCTGGGCGATCCTGAACAGGGCGATCTCCACCTGGCTGGGCAAACGTGCTTCGCAACGTGCACTCCAGTTCACTTTGATCCCGGCCTCGCGCAGGCGATCGGCCTCTTTGTCGACCGCTTTCAGCAAGCCAAAGTCGTCGAGCACCGTCGGACGCAGGCCACGGATCAATTGCCGGCCTTCACCGACGCAATGCTGGGCCAGTTGAAGAATCGTCTGTAAGTCCGCACCGAGTTCATCGGGCAATGGCGGGCAGCGACCGGCAAAACCTTGCAGGCGCTGATGCAGCCCGGCAAGGGTTTGTGCCAGGCCGTCGTGCAGGTCGTAGGCCATGCGTTTGCGTTCGTCTTCCTGTGCCCGGAACAGTCTGTGGACCAGATCGGACATGGTGCGCTCGCGGGCCACCAATGCGTCGAGCAAGCGCTGGTTTTCCAGGTGCGCGGCGAGCAGCGTGGCGAGCAGTTGCAGGGATTCGAGGTCTTCGGTGTCCGGTGCGCTGATGCTGACGCTGTTGGCCAGCACCAACGCACCGAAGGCGGCACCATCGCCACCGCGTAAAGGCACCCGCAACACATTGGGCAGATCCGCGCTCGGCTGTTCCTGCCATTGCGGTGCGCACATTGCGGTGTCGGCGAGGTGCTCGAGGCTGTGCAAACGATCACGGCTGCCGTGACTGGCGGTGGTCCGGACCTGCGCATCCATGTCCCATTCCAGCAGTAGCGCATGGTCCATCGCCAGGAAGGCGCAGGCCCGTTGCAGCACCCGTTGGCGCATGGCCTCGGGAGCCAGTTGGGTCAGCTCCTGGCCGGTATCCACCAGCAGCCGCAGCCGCGCGGCGCGACTTTGCGACTGCCGATATTGAGTGCGAATGGCCAGGGCGCTACCGGGGTCATGATCAGGGTTTTGCATGGGGGCAGGTTCCGACGCGGGCACGCCCGTTCGGGCAGGGGCGCCATTAAACCTTGTTAGCGGGGCAGGGCGCTATCTGCCGAATGGCATAGGCAAATGGCTCCGGTTGGCCGATGGCGGGCCGCGTTCAGGGCGGCACAGTGTGCCCATCGACCATCATTGGAATAGCGCAATGAAATTCAAGACCTCGACCATCGCCCTGTTATTCGCCCTGACCGCCCCGTTGGCTCAGGCGTTGGAAGCGGTGCCTTACGTTTACAGCAGCGTGGCGCAGCAACCGACCAGCGCGAAGGATCGTGAAATCGCCGCCCTGTTTGACCATTGGAACAGCGCGTTGAAGAGTGGCAATGTTCAGAGCGTGGTCGACCTGTATGCGCCGAACGCGGTGCTGCAACCGACGGTATCCAATCAGGTGCGCACCACGCCGGCACAGATCAAGGACTACTTCGATCACTTCATGGCGCTCAAGCCGGTAGGGCTGATCAACTTCCGTGAGATCCGCCCATTGGGCGCCAACGTGGCCATGGACAGTGGCGTCTACACCTTTACGTTGACCGAAGCCGATGGCAAGACCCGTCAGGTGCAGGCACGCTACACCTTCGTTTATGAGCAGGTGGGCGGTCAGTGGAAGATTCTCAACCACCACTCTTCGGCGATGCCGCAAACGCAGGTGTTGCACGCGGGGAAATAAACAAGAGGATGTGCAAAACCGACACGGCCCACACTCAGGTGGGCCGTTTGCATTGTGCTCAGTTCAACGCCAGGTCGTCTTCGGGCTGCTGCCCGCGAGCCTGTGCCGCGCGTTGCAACCGGCTGGCGATCAAGGTGTTCTTCAACAGATAGGCAATGGTCATCGGCCCGACGCCACCGGGAACCGGGGTGATCGCGCTGGCGACGGTGCGGGCGCTGGCGTAGTCGACATCGCCCACCAGACGGTTGCCGAACTCGCTGGTGATGCGGTTGATGCCGACATCGATCACCACCGCGCCGGGCTTGAGCCAACTGGCGTCGATCAACGCTGGTCGGCCCACCGCCGCGACCACGATATCCGCCAACCGGCACAATGCCGGGGCATCGACGCTGCGCGAGTGCACCACGCTGACCGAACAATTGGCCTGCAGCAGCAAGGTCGCCATCGGTTTTCCGACGATGTTCGACCGGCCGATGACCACCGCGTGCAAACCACTCAAGTCATCACCGCAGGTTTCGTGCAACAGGCGCATGCAGCCGCTGGGCGTGCACGGAGTCAGCACTTCGATGCCTTGCACCAGCCCGCCAACGTTTTCCCGGTGAAAACCGTCCACGTCCTTGATCGGGTCGATGGCATGAATCACTGCCTGCTCATCGATAGGGGCCGGCAAGGGCAGTTGCACCAGGATGCCGTTCACCGTGGGATCGGCATTGAGTTGTGCAATCAGTTCCAGGACCTGGGCCTGGCTGGCGGTTTCCGGCAGGCGGTATTCCAGGGAGCGGATACCGACTTCCTTGGCGCGCAGCAGTTTATTGCGCACATACACATGGCTGGCCGGGTCGTCGCCGACCAACAAGACCGCCAGGGCGGGGTAGATCTGTTGGCCAGCCAGGGCCAGAACCTCTTCCCGGACCTCATCGAGAACCTTGGCAGAAATGGCTTTGCCGTCGATATCGCGGGCAAATGTGGGGGTGCTGCTGATCAAGAGAGTCACCGTTGTCTTGATTGAATGGGGGTGAAGTGATCATCGCGGCGTCTTCACGCGCCGATGATCCATCAGAGACATGCAGGCAAGGGTGCTCAGGCTATCAGGTGAGGGCAGGCATACGCCACCGGAACACCAGCCAGCGATCAGACAGGCTGGGATCGAGCTCTCAATGCATCTTGCTGTGATCAGGCATGCCGAGCGCCTGAGTCTCGGCGTCAACGGTGATCGTCTCTTTTTCGCCCTTGGCGTTTTCCACGGTCAGGGTCAGGGGCACTTTGCCGCCTTCCTTAACCTGGGCCGTCAAATCCATCAACATGATGTGATAGCCATGGGGATCGAAGCTTACCGGTTTGCCGGCCGGCAGCGCGACGGACTCGACCTGGCTCATGCTCATCACATCGTCTTTCATGCTGGATTGGTGAATTTGCACGGTGTTCGCTACCGGCGACTGTACGCTGAGCAGTTTGCTATCGCTGTCGGCCTGCAGGGTCATGAAGGCGCCGGTCGAATGCTGACCGGCCACCGTCGCGCGGACCCAGGCGTCGCTCACCTGGGTTTGAGCGGACACCTGCCAGGCCATGCCAATCAGGGAAAGACCCAGGACCAGTTGTTTGATACCCAGCTGTTTAATACGTGGTGCGCAAATCGAAGTCATCAGCAGACCTCCATGACGGTGAGCAGGTCTTCTGCACACTCTTTAGCGGTAAGGGACGCGGACAGCCCCAGGCGCAAATTGCCTCGGGAGTCGAAAACGAAGCTGGTCGCGGTGTGGGAGAGGGTATAGGTCGAACCGCTCGGGATCTTTTCATAGAACACACCGAACTCCTTGGCGGTGGCGGCGGTTTCTTCCAGCGTACCGTACAGTGCCTCGAAACTCGGATCGAAGGCCTTGACGTAGGCGTCGAGCATTTGCGGCGTATCGCGCTCGGGGTCCAGGGTGATGAAGATCACTTGCAGGCGTTCGCCATCGCGGCCCATCAGTTTTTTCGCCTGTGCCGCACGGGCCAGCGTCGTCGGGCAGACCGCCGGACATTGGGTGAAACCGAAAAAAACCATCGGCATCAGGCCCCGATAGCTGGTCAGCATCCGGGATTCGCCCTGGGCGTCCTTGAGCTTGAAGGTACGCCCCATGATCTTGTCACTGAGGTCCTTGCCGTACTTGAACGACAGCTTGCTGCTGTCATCGCAGCCAGCGAGCAGGCCGAGGCTCAGCAGGCTCATGCCGCGCAGGACCGTGCGACGGGTATACAACGTACTCATGAACAAAAGCATCCTGTGTAGCGACCGGGAATCTACAGTGGCTGATCAATCAGACGAAAAAAAGCGCATGGATGTTAACAAACTGTTGCCCTGTGACGCTTAATCGATGGCTTGGCGGCATGCGCCAAAAGGTCGCGGCCTCGATATATCTGAAAATACAAATACGCGATGCTGCTGAAGGCAACGCTTACCCGGGCCGGTAAGTTGAGCAGCGACGAGCCGCAATTACTGATTTGACGACTGCTGCGCAGCCGAACGCAGCCTCGCAGGCTCGGCAGCTGCTACAGATCGGCAT
The Pseudomonas sp. GR 6-02 genome window above contains:
- a CDS encoding glutathione S-transferase family protein; amino-acid sequence: MSLTLYYHPLSSYCHKVLIALYENGIEFDRRIIDLTDAADRAELQALWPIGKFPVLRDHARQRNLPESSVIIEYLDRLYPGEQRLVPDDWETALEVRLWDRFFDNYLQTPVQQIVSDRLHATNGDLTRERATLATAYSMLERRMASRIWVASPDFSLADCAAAPALFYACTLVPFPDDYQHLSAYFDRLIQRPSFLRVIDEARPWFSFYPFADRLAQRFREAPDNA
- a CDS encoding alpha/beta fold hydrolase, producing MMPKTAIVEIGKKYKVYTEHYLNAAADKTIILVNGSLATTASFAQTVRYLRPRFNVVLYDQPYAGQSKQHNRHDQPIRKEDEAEILLELIEHFRAQHVLSFSWGGAATLVALAQRPRRIEKAVISSFAARINTPMREYLESGRHFLHACDRRNVGRLINSTIGKHLPSLFKRFNERHVSSLDEHEYRQMHFHVNEVLTQDTHCYVSCADAIEVPLLFINGEWDEYTSVEDARLFAAHTPKAQFQTIENTGHFLDMEHPTAWHDTQRALLGFLQPPAVRTPNQPRNLAFSGKSSVIPPLQSANWLRP
- a CDS encoding response regulator, whose translation is MNTDLRILIIDDQRPNLDLMEQLLVREGLTNVLSSTQPLRTLDLFNSFEPDLVILDLHMPEFDGFAVLEQLNRRIPAGEYLPILVLTADATRDTRLRALALGAKDFISKPLDALETMLRVWNLLETRALYKALRTLVPADQIELLRQLRPQPVS
- a CDS encoding ATP-binding protein is translated as MKVSSARRWADLPLRGKALVVISLPLVILLLSLVLIYTTERQTARAEEDVRRVLLVQGDIQAVHTLLAEAAASVRGYLLTHREDFLPGYRQAKPLIESALQRLDRNVRDQRVRKHLEAITPLIDTKVEGLVELLDDRNATPESITTILINNKHVLDELRERISAMRTLEDTLLAERTAAAASTRQRLLFSTLLAAVCGLFGAIVAVLFLSKGIVARVQQVQRNAQRLALGQPLLPQPPENDEIGQLGTRLVEAGLLLAERERALRDNEERLRLIIDGVKDYGIFALDTRGFVTSWNAGAERIKGYTEQEIVGQHFSVFYLPQECPQHPDMALREATRNGHYMEEAWRCRKDGSRFWASVVITAQYDSSGALRGFSKITRDITDRRVAEIALSTAREEAERASRAKSEFLSRMSHELRTPLNSILGFAQLLDMDSPKGQRAQIGHILRAGQHLLTLINEVLDIAKIEAGRLPLNVEAVPLAVVLQEALTLVSPMACDAGIQLVELPMLAADSGIVADRQRLVQVLLNLLSNAIKYNRPQGQVHIEVRVHQQRIAVSVCDTGKGIAADRQDQLFKPFERLETDPNVEGTGLGLALSKSLLEMMNGSLTVKSQPGNGSSFTLELPFERLPSTTEPPAALISPPTATPALAAPDYQGKVLCIEDNLSSLALIETLLQRRPHIQLLSSMQGQMGLDLARQHAPQLILLDVALPDLDGFNVLQRLRLSSSTRATPVLMITADASDLTHQALLEAGATAVLTKPIHIPSFLAHLDQHLPEPV
- a CDS encoding response regulator is translated as MTDVIRLVVADDHEVTRTGFVSLLAGLKQFEVVGQACNGQQALDLCERLLPDIVILDIRMPVLNGLGAARLLQERLPSLKVMMFTMDDSPDHLEAAMNAGAVGYLLKDASRHEVIDALQRVAAGEQALNSSVSAQLLRRLTERNASGAAPVTLTPRERQVLGLVASGMSNREIGAKLGITTGTAKAHVERVIGKLGAADRTQAAVRGIALGLVTQS
- a CDS encoding sensor histidine kinase; translation: MQNPDHDPGSALAIRTQYRQSQSRAARLRLLVDTGQELTQLAPEAMRQRVLQRACAFLAMDHALLLEWDMDAQVRTTASHGSRDRLHSLEHLADTAMCAPQWQEQPSADLPNVLRVPLRGGDGAAFGALVLANSVSISAPDTEDLESLQLLATLLAAHLENQRLLDALVARERTMSDLVHRLFRAQEDERKRMAYDLHDGLAQTLAGLHQRLQGFAGRCPPLPDELGADLQTILQLAQHCVGEGRQLIRGLRPTVLDDFGLLKAVDKEADRLREAGIKVNWSARCEARLPSQVEIALFRIAQEGINNILKHAQASHVVLALQLHDGHASLRVDDNGQGFAMEQPLDTCGARHLGLAAMQERASLLGGEFTCISHAHGGTQLRATVPSGLNGTPQ
- a CDS encoding SgcJ/EcaC family oxidoreductase, yielding MKFKTSTIALLFALTAPLAQALEAVPYVYSSVAQQPTSAKDREIAALFDHWNSALKSGNVQSVVDLYAPNAVLQPTVSNQVRTTPAQIKDYFDHFMALKPVGLINFREIRPLGANVAMDSGVYTFTLTEADGKTRQVQARYTFVYEQVGGQWKILNHHSSAMPQTQVLHAGK
- a CDS encoding bifunctional 5,10-methylenetetrahydrofolate dehydrogenase/5,10-methenyltetrahydrofolate cyclohydrolase produces the protein MISSTPTFARDIDGKAISAKVLDEVREEVLALAGQQIYPALAVLLVGDDPASHVYVRNKLLRAKEVGIRSLEYRLPETASQAQVLELIAQLNADPTVNGILVQLPLPAPIDEQAVIHAIDPIKDVDGFHRENVGGLVQGIEVLTPCTPSGCMRLLHETCGDDLSGLHAVVIGRSNIVGKPMATLLLQANCSVSVVHSRSVDAPALCRLADIVVAAVGRPALIDASWLKPGAVVIDVGINRITSEFGNRLVGDVDYASARTVASAITPVPGGVGPMTIAYLLKNTLIASRLQRAAQARGQQPEDDLALN
- a CDS encoding copper chaperone PCu(A)C — protein: MTSICAPRIKQLGIKQLVLGLSLIGMAWQVSAQTQVSDAWVRATVAGQHSTGAFMTLQADSDSKLLSVQSPVANTVQIHQSSMKDDVMSMSQVESVALPAGKPVSFDPHGYHIMLMDLTAQVKEGGKVPLTLTVENAKGEKETITVDAETQALGMPDHSKMH
- a CDS encoding SCO family protein; this translates as MSTLYTRRTVLRGMSLLSLGLLAGCDDSSKLSFKYGKDLSDKIMGRTFKLKDAQGESRMLTSYRGLMPMVFFGFTQCPAVCPTTLARAAQAKKLMGRDGERLQVIFITLDPERDTPQMLDAYVKAFDPSFEALYGTLEETAATAKEFGVFYEKIPSGSTYTLSHTATSFVFDSRGNLRLGLSASLTAKECAEDLLTVMEVC